In the Nitratiruptor sp. YY09-18 genome, GTCCGAGTTTGATATCCACATCATACTCTCCAGTCTGCTTGATAGGGGGATGAATATCGACATGCTTTTTATCTATATCGATCCCCTTTTCATGGAGAGCTTCAGCCACCTCTTTGTTAGTAATCGCACCAAACAGTGATCCATTTGCCCCCGCTTTGTGGCGTATTGTCAGAGTTGTATTTTCGATTTTCTCTTTGATAGCTTTGAGTTTTTCGATCTCTTTTGCTTCCTCTTGGGCTTTTTTTTCTTGCTCTTTTTCCCACGCTTCAATTACATCAGGAGTTGCAAGTTTTGCAAAACCGCGAGCGATCAAAAAGTTTTTGCCATAACCATCTTTTACCTCTTTAACTTCTCCAGCTTTTCCTAAATTTGGTACATCTTTTATAAGTAGTACTTTCATATTTTTCTCCTTTTTATTTATTATTATACCCAATGGAGGGCAACGAACAGGAAGTGTATATTTTATGAAGCAATAAGGGAGTAATGCATGCAAAGAGCATGGAATGCTCTTTGAACTATTTGTGTTTTCTTACATGTCCTTCAATAATAAATCGCAAAGCGTTAAGTTTGATAAAACCTTCTGCATCTTTTTGATTATAGACACTATCCTCTTCGAATGTACTAAACTCTGGTGCGAAGAGTGAGTTTGGAGATTTGCGACCTACTACAAAGATGTTTCCTTTGAGAAGCTTGAGGCGAACAGTTCCGTTTACATTCTCTTGCGTCTTATCGATTGCAGCTTGCATCATTTCGCGCTCTGGACTAAACCAAAAACCATTATAAATAAGTTCGGCATATTTTGGCATTAGCTTATCTTTTTCATGCGCTTCTTCGCGATCAAGTGTAATACTCTCAATAGCTCTATGGGCTTTTAGTAAAATTGTCCCGCCTGGTGTTTCATAGCATCCTCTGCTTTTCATTCCCACGAATCGGTTTTCTACAATGTCGATTCTGCCGATCCCATGCTTTTTCCCGTATTCGTTCAGTGCTTCTAAAAGTTTTGCCGGACTCAAAGGTTCGCCATTGATTGCAACTGGGTCGCCTTTTTCAAAATCGATGGTGATATATTCTGGTTCATTTGGAGCATTTTCGATGGAATTTGTCCATCGCCACATATCCTCTTCAGGTTCTGCCCACGGATCTTCCAAAATCCCGCCTTCGTATGAGATATGAAGCAGATTTGCATCCATAGAGTAGGGGCTTTTTTTACCATGTTTTTCTATAGGTATTCCGTGATTTTCAGCAAATTTGAGCAGCTTTTCACGAGAATTGAGATCCCATTCCCGCCAAGGAGCGATAACAGTAATATCGGGATTGAGAGCAAGATAAGCGATCTCAAATCTAACTTGATCGTTTCCTTTGCCAGTGGCCCCATGCGCAACTGCGTCTGCACCTACTTGCTTAGCAATCTCTATCTGCCTTTTGGCAATAAGAGGCCTAGCAATTGAAGTACCTAAAAGATACTCACCTTCATAGATTGTATTTGCCCTAAACATAGGAAAGACATAATCACGTACAAACTCCTCTTTGAGGTCTTCGATAAAGATATTTTCGGGCTTGATTCCAAGCTGTAGTGCTTTTTGGCGAGCAGGCTCTACCTCTTCACCTTGACCAATATCAGCTGTAAATGTCACAACTTCGCAGTTATATGTCTCTTGAAGCCACTTGAGGATTACAGAGGTATCAAGACCGCCACTGTAAGCGAGAACTACCTTGTTTACCTTCTTTGCCATTTATATCCTTTAAGAAAATTTTTTATAATTCTAGCCAAAATTTGTTTATGTTAAAATTTGGCAAAAGGAGTGCCATGAAAAAAGAGCTAAGCACCCGTATCATAGCTGGAAAATACAAAGGAAAAAAAATCAAACTCCCTAGCAAAGAGGTGACCCGTAGCTCCAAAAACATGCTGCGAGAATCGCTTTTTAATATTTTACAGTTTGATATAATCGATAAAAACTTTGTAGAAGTATTTGGTGGTAGTGGAAGCGTTGGACTTGAGGCTCTCAGTCGTGATGCAAAAAATGTCTACTTTATAGAAAAAAACAAAGACTCCTACGAGGTTCTTAAAAGTAACATAAAAAGTCTTGATGAAAAGCCTTGCATTGTCCGCTTTGGCGATGCTTTTGAGGCGATTTGGGATGTGATTGAAGAATTGAAGGCAAAAAAAGAGAAAGCCTATTTCTATTTTGATCCTCCATTTTCGAT is a window encoding:
- the rsmD gene encoding 16S rRNA (guanine(966)-N(2))-methyltransferase RsmD; translation: MKKELSTRIIAGKYKGKKIKLPSKEVTRSSKNMLRESLFNILQFDIIDKNFVEVFGGSGSVGLEALSRDAKNVYFIEKNKDSYEVLKSNIKSLDEKPCIVRFGDAFEAIWDVIEELKAKKEKAYFYFDPPFSIREGYEDIYEKVTDLIKKIPKEVVESIIIEHMSNYDFPQTIGSYELYKKRKFGKSTLSFYR
- the rplI gene encoding 50S ribosomal protein L9, with translation MKVLLIKDVPNLGKAGEVKEVKDGYGKNFLIARGFAKLATPDVIEAWEKEQEKKAQEEAKEIEKLKAIKEKIENTTLTIRHKAGANGSLFGAITNKEVAEALHEKGIDIDKKHVDIHPPIKQTGEYDVDIKLGHGLHATLKLIVEAE
- a CDS encoding argininosuccinate synthase; translation: MAKKVNKVVLAYSGGLDTSVILKWLQETYNCEVVTFTADIGQGEEVEPARQKALQLGIKPENIFIEDLKEEFVRDYVFPMFRANTIYEGEYLLGTSIARPLIAKRQIEIAKQVGADAVAHGATGKGNDQVRFEIAYLALNPDITVIAPWREWDLNSREKLLKFAENHGIPIEKHGKKSPYSMDANLLHISYEGGILEDPWAEPEEDMWRWTNSIENAPNEPEYITIDFEKGDPVAINGEPLSPAKLLEALNEYGKKHGIGRIDIVENRFVGMKSRGCYETPGGTILLKAHRAIESITLDREEAHEKDKLMPKYAELIYNGFWFSPEREMMQAAIDKTQENVNGTVRLKLLKGNIFVVGRKSPNSLFAPEFSTFEEDSVYNQKDAEGFIKLNALRFIIEGHVRKHK